From a region of the Primulina eburnea isolate SZY01 chromosome 7, ASM2296580v1, whole genome shotgun sequence genome:
- the LOC140835785 gene encoding uncharacterized protein, translating into MSVIGDRCFNIPKLLSEDLLCHAGLSPAKIKLKENAGTRVMNALFLRELSKKKAEGSSSAPQKSVTPAVTTGTKGDCSVAEKKKTDSCSTTAKRPASSHTAVKKKKTGSSSSAPKRASSPPPRAKSPRPSGKQNASTDPSPSGSHHGKRKISEISIVSISSPEGSEPDEGPPTESAVHHLYTSDSALVGWGPTHLAQKIMYQLPFDVD; encoded by the exons ATGAGTGTCATAGGAGACCGATGCTTTAACATTCCCAAACTTCTATCTGAAGATCTTCTGTGTCACGCCGGGTTAAGTCCCGCGAAAATTAAGCTGAAGGAGAATGCGG GTACTAGAGTCATGAACGCCCTATTTCTCCGTGAActctccaagaagaaggccgaggGTTCCTCATCAGCACCCCAGAAGTCAGTTACTCCGGCAGTCACGACAGGCACAAAGGGAGACTGTTCCGTTGCTGAGAAAAAGAAAACAGATTCCTGCTCTACTACTGCGAAGAGACCTGCTAGCTCCCATACTGctgtgaagaagaagaagacagGCTCCTCCTCCTCCGCCCCAAAGCGAGCCTCCTCTCCCCCTCCTCGTGCCAAGTCTCCTCGTCCGTCTGGCAAGCAAAATGCATCCACTGATCCTAGCCCGTCAGGCTCACACCACGGTAAGCGCAAGATTTCTGAGATCTCAATCGTATCGATCTCTTCTCCAGAAGGGTCCGAGCCCGATGAGGGGCCTCCCACTGAATCGGCAGTACATCATCTATACACATCGGATTCGGCCCTCGTGGGATGGGGTCCTACTCATCTGGCTCAGAAGATAATGTATCAGCTTCCTTTCGACGTAGACTAA